Proteins from a genomic interval of Uloborus diversus isolate 005 chromosome 4, Udiv.v.3.1, whole genome shotgun sequence:
- the LOC129220660 gene encoding Fanconi anemia group I protein-like, with translation MEETDLDFVLNSVPFKELLILIQKKAKSGSKDVVNYLKAIFQGSSLQNDDCEKRRFETFKCALSLLQMPNLSANLSSEIVSLLLHKVDLLQTSHLMKLSEMFVEHAKISDSFGAKWLQIFAKVLSCLQHRDSSVYKGTDMSGSELKKNVISSLFSGSNIPCIVQLASVLKDIDITADEMIIVSESMLKALPHIDLMELPPFVYQLLLLSGKGQRAPILEGIISFFILKDNKIRDSASENEDSESVIGGENHDLYRQTEGTVIFMMSASVYQDQNVGKEFLQFVKKMQYIPEVVFSPFVFSTSLSLIKAHCSKDDVFDSLKKSMLTAFLIKDKKKNSVWLRNLISLNPDILQLVKEAINSSRFGWDHICQGLVSFGFYATEAFGPRQVAGNAVKMSCEEAFSLASHILRDTFKSHCIVRKDIFEQILNKIIINSQKPVSHYIDILSQIAQSDPLFLLDVLPKLVELLDSIHLLPPSNASEILHSLAPLLKISSTLKDTLMLVLRKALFHKDLDCRKVALCGFLTLLKKMNVIGKFSLSQSQTSMSSQASSSSLISQVKADVYVKSSTINQRTMCLEIMGLLTRALMEQSEIKQLLYEGLFDVVLHNASFKDIVLELLLGQFEKFFNSSESSEMILDLNACFEESKGGLIVKEPLAHLITSIHLILSEGNSVSSDDEDDYVQSAQKSLEEYFSNLKKKYAEANVSRFQFSKDDLDDDESSNSGNLKVALLLNIYEALIECSLMSNKEYSSGGCEELLKLYHRHKEILETTTKKKQSKNSKPKANQNQSASSFWSIRCLSKIMDALFCDEVLKHQTGLKILRDDAGFVVYVINMCHQKLLKLSESGSSDGFSQVMKNSFNYIVTIGKTLLHTYSEGISSDFSSLNWDKISIKFAESLVYIFTYISSHHSKNMDKFIIEINREQCLSISEALKNVLNCIKEAITKLLCDTDDDSNLKECVPLLSVIKILHASHTEHFKDNIYKWLKQLCAQQFFQNASISKSFISLCFTLAHQDEQLLAFLQEVAFDIHYRLGNTDPDESVNGNPKYEIITSEVACGMIPSLLSQLEQILDDAEWVLNFLKANSQLTDEIMKMLKSKAFDKHKTEQGICVCFSGVILVLHELVQTSIPPDSLANSILKIVAKFYRLLTSLTRYYLLFPKNKNVSLHPAFEKLVKLSGHKLTSYVYCFITYLQMVWGEESSKKKKSKNHMVANKAMQENKTLPALVFAIETYEKNLILLSKKCNKDLTNHMKLSTARDFRINPTVVSSLLEQQENEEADSTADATADDDVPNNNLPSRDNREEGSISKNDPTDQESVAGEQEDEPRRKNLSIRGSKQEKNLSVHGSKQERNLSVRGSKQERNLSVRGSKQERNLSVHGSKQEKRKAANANTGVKNDEEKNTKRKRLGIR, from the coding sequence ATGGAGGAAACAGATTTAGATTTTGTTCTGAATTCCGTTCCAttcaaagaacttttaattttgataCAGAAGAAGGCAAAAAGTGGAAGTAAAGATGTCGTAAAttatttaaaagctatttttcaagGTTCCTCCCTTCAAAATGATGACTGTGAGAAACGTCGTTTTGAAACGTTTAAATGCGCTCTCTCACTGTTGCAGATGCCAAATTTGTCTGCAAATTTATCTTCCGAAATAGTAtcgttgttactacataaagtagATTTGCTTCAAACATCGCATCTGATGAAATTGAGCGAAATGTTTGTAGAGCATGCAAAAATATCCGATAGTTTTGGTGCTAAATGGCTTCAAATTTTTGCTAAAGTTCTTTCCTGTCTTCAACATCGCGACAGTAGTGTATACAAAGGCACTGATATGTCTGGCTCGGAATTGAAAAAGAATGTCATATCATCCTTATTTTCAGGGAGTAACATTCCATGCATTGTACAGCTGGCATCTGTGTTGAAAGATATTGATATTACTGCTGATGAAATGATCATTGTTTCTGAGAGTATGTTGAAGGCTTTGCCACATATTGACCTTATGGAGTTGCCTCCATTTGTATATCAGTTATTGTTACTATCCGGGAAAGGACAACGTGCTCCGATATTAGAAGGAATAATTTCCTTCTTTATTTTGAAAGATAACAAGATAAGAGATTCCGCATCCGAAAATGAAGATAGTGAAAGCGTCATTGGTGGTGAAAATCATGATCTTTATCGACAGACTGAAGGTACTGTGATCTTTATGATGTCAGCAAGTGTCTATCAAGATCAGAATGTCGGTAAAGAATTTTTgcagtttgttaaaaaaatgcagtATATTCCCGAAGTTGTCTTTTCTCCTTTCGTATTTTCAACCTCTTTGTCTTTAATAAAAGCCCACTGCAGCAAAGACGATGTATTTGACTCTCTGAAAAAATCTATGCTTACAGCTTTTCtaataaaagacaaaaagaagAATTCTGTGTGGTTGAGAAATTTAATCTCTTTGAACCCGGATATTTTACAACTTGTTAAAGAAGCCATCAACAGCAGTCGTTTTGGGTGGGACCACATTTGTCAAGGTTTAGTTTCATTTGGTTTTTATGCTACTGAAGCTTTCGGCCCAAGACAAGTTGCAGGTAACGCTGTTAAAATGTCTTGTGAAGAAGCATTTAGTTTGGCTAGTCATATTTTAAGAGACACTTTTAAAAGCCATTGCATAGTACGAAAAGATATctttgaacaaattttaaataagatCATAATAAACTCTCAAAAGCCAGTTTCGCACTACATTGACATTTTATCACAAATTGCTCAGAGTGATCCATTGTTTCTGTTAGACGTTCTGCCAAAGCTGGTTGAGCTTTTAGATAGTATACATCTACTTCCTCCTTCAAATGCCTCTGAAATTCTACATTCGTTGGCACCTTTGCTCAAAATTAGCTCTACCTTAAAAGATACTCTTATGCTAGTGTTAAGGAAGGCATTGTTTCATAAGGATTTGGATTGTAGAAAAGTTGCACTTTGTGGCTTCTTAACGTTACTGAAAAAGATGAATGTTATTGGAAAGTTCTCTTTGAGTCAAAGCCAAACCTCCATGAGTAGCCAAGCTTCATCATCATCATTGATTTCTCAGGTTAAAGCAGATGTTTATGTTAAATCAAGTACTATCAATCAAAGGACCATGTGTTTAGAAATCATGGGTTTATTAACGCGAGCTCTAATGGAGCAATCTGAAATAAAACAGTTGTTATATGAAGGGTTGTTCGATGTTGTTCTACATAATGCTTCTTTCAAAGATATAGTGCTAGAATTATTGTTAGGACAGTTTGAGAAGTTTTTCAATTCTAGTGAATCTTCAGAAATGATTTTAGATTTAAATGCATGTTTTGAAGAATCAAAAGGTGGTTTGATTGTGAAAGAGCCTCTTGCACATTTGATAACTTCAATACATCTCATTTTGTCTGAAGGAAATTCTGTCAGTTCAGATGATGAAGATGATTATGTTcaaagtgctcaaaaatcattagaagaatacttttcaaatttaaagaaaaagtatgCTGAAGCTAATGTCAGTAGATTTCAATTCAGTAAAGACGACTTAGATGATGATGAGTCTTCAAACAGTGGCAATTTGAAAGTTGCTTTGCTGTTGAACATTTATGAAGCATTAATAGAATGCTCGTTGATGTCAAATAAGGAATACTCTTCTGGAGGTTGTGAGGAACTGTTAAAGTTATATCATAGACACAAGGAGATACTCGAAACTACCACCAAGAAGAAGCAAAGCAAAAATAGCAAACCAAAAGCAAATCAGAATCAGTCGGCTTCCTCTTTTTGGAGTATAAGATGTCTTTCCAAGATAATGGATGCATTGTTTTGTGATGAAGTATTGAAACACCAAACTGGCCTCAAAATATTACGAGATGATGCTGGATTTGTTGTGTACGTCATTAACATGTGTCatcaaaagcttttaaaattgagTGAATCGGGTTCTAGTGATGGATTTTCTCAGGTCATGAAAAATTCTTTCAACTATATTGTAACTATCGGCAAAACTTTGCTTCATACTTATAGTGAAGGAATTAGTTCAGATTTTTCATCTTTAAATTGGGACAAAATATCGATAAAATTTGCTGAAAGCCTTGTATATATATTCACTTACATCAGCTcacatcattcaaaaaatatggaTAAGTTTATAATTGAGATAAATAGGGAGCAATGTCTTTCCATTTCTGAAGCCTTGAAGAACGTCTTAAATTGCATCAAAGAAGCAATAACGAAGTTATTGTGTGATACAGATGATGACAGTAATCTAAAGGAATGTGTGCCGCTTTTATCAGTGATAAAAATACTACATGCTTCACACACAGaacattttaaagataatatATATAAGTGGTTGAAGCAATTATGTGCACAGCAATTTTTCCAAAATGCTTCTATATcaaaatcttttatttcattGTGTTTTACACTTGCTCATCAAGATGAACAATTGTTAGCTTTTCTTCAAGAAGTTGCTTTTGATATACACTATAGGTTGGGAAACACCGATCCGGACGAGAGCGTGAACGGCAATCCCAAGTATGAAATCATCACAAGCGAGGTTGCCTGTGGTATGATTCCCAGTCTTCTCTCTCAGTTGGAACAGATTTTAGATGACGCGGAATGGGTGTTAAATTTCTTGAAAGCAAACTCCCAGCTGACAgatgaaattatgaaaatgttaaaaagcaaAGCATTTGACAAGCATAAAACCGAACAAGGAATTTGTGTTTGTTTTTCTGGAGTCATCCTTGTCCTTCACGAGTTGGTTCAGACTAGTATACCTCCTGATAGCCTGGCAAACAGCATACTGAAGATTGTTGCAAAGTTTTATAGATTATTGACATCCTTAACGAGGTATTACTTGTTGTTTCCTAAGAACAAAAACGTTTCACTGCATCCTGCTTTTGAAAAACTAGTGAAACTGTCTGGTCACAAGCTTACAAGTTATGTGTATTGTTTTATTACATATCTTCAAATGGTATGGGGGGAAGAAAGTAGTAAGAAAAAGAAGTCTAAAAATCACATGGTAGCAAATAAAGCAATGCAGGAAAACAAAACGTTGCCTGCATTAGTATTTGCAATTGAGACGtatgaaaaaaatctaatattaCTTTCTAAAAAGTGCAATAAAGATCTCACAAACCACATGAAGTTGAGCACTGCGCGTGATTTTCGCATTAATCCTACAGTTGTCAGCTCCTTGCTCGAGCAGCAGGAAAATGAAGAAGCAGATTCTACCGCAGATGCAACAGCAGATGATGATGTTCCCAATAACAACTTACCTTCTCGAGATAATCGCGAGGAAGGTTCAATTTCTAAGAATGATCCTACAGATCAAGAATCAGTCGCTGGAGAGCAAGAAGATGAACCTAGAAGAAAAAACTTGAGCATTCGTGGAAGTAAGCAGGAAAAGAACTTGAGTGTTCATGGAAGTAAGCAGGAAAGAAACTTGAGTGTTCGTGGAAGTAAGCAGGAAAGAAACTTGAGTGTTCGTGGAAGTAAGCAGGAAAGAAACTTGAGCGTTCATGGCAGTAAACAGGAAAAAAGGAAAGCGGCTAATGCTAATACTGGTGTAAAGAACGATGAGGAAAAGAACACAAAACGAAAACGTCTTGGAATTAGATGA